A section of the Streptomyces sp. SCL15-4 genome encodes:
- the pdhA gene encoding pyruvate dehydrogenase (acetyl-transferring) E1 component subunit alpha: MTVESSAARKPRRTAAGKAGTTGSKTGATGTKRTTRTTRSTAKKSTDPDLVQLLTPQGERVENAEYDGYVAGITPEELRGLYRDMVLTRRFDAEATALQRQGELGLWASLLGQEAAQIGSGRATRPDDYVFPTYREHGVAWCRGVDPTNLLGMFRGVNNGGWDPNGNNFHLYTIVIGSQALHATGYAMGVAKDGADSAVIAYFGDGASSQGDVAESFTFSAVYNAPVVFFCQNNQWAISEPTEKQTRVPLYQRAQGYGFPGVRVDGNDVLACLAVTKWALERARNGEGPTLVEAYTYRMGAHTTSDDPTRYRGDEERLAWEAKDPILRLHRYLEASNHADEGFFAELEAESEALGRRVREAVRAMPDPDRFALFENVYADGHALVDEERAQFAAYQASFADEGGH; the protein is encoded by the coding sequence GTGACCGTGGAGAGCAGTGCCGCGCGCAAGCCGCGACGCACCGCCGCAGGCAAGGCCGGCACCACCGGCAGCAAGACCGGAGCCACCGGCACCAAGCGCACCACCCGTACCACCCGCAGTACCGCGAAGAAGAGCACCGACCCCGACCTCGTGCAGCTCCTGACCCCGCAGGGCGAGCGGGTCGAGAACGCCGAGTACGACGGCTACGTCGCCGGCATCACTCCCGAAGAGCTGCGCGGTCTGTACCGCGACATGGTGCTCACCCGCCGCTTCGACGCCGAGGCCACCGCCCTGCAGCGCCAGGGCGAACTGGGCCTGTGGGCCTCCCTGCTGGGACAGGAGGCCGCCCAGATCGGCTCGGGCCGCGCCACCCGTCCGGACGACTACGTCTTCCCGACCTACCGCGAGCACGGCGTCGCCTGGTGCCGCGGCGTCGACCCGACCAACCTGCTCGGCATGTTCCGCGGCGTGAACAACGGCGGCTGGGACCCGAACGGCAACAACTTCCACCTGTACACGATCGTGATCGGCTCCCAGGCGCTGCACGCCACCGGCTACGCGATGGGCGTGGCCAAGGACGGCGCGGACTCGGCGGTCATCGCCTACTTCGGCGACGGCGCCTCCAGCCAGGGCGACGTGGCCGAATCGTTCACCTTCTCCGCGGTCTACAACGCCCCCGTGGTGTTCTTCTGCCAGAACAACCAGTGGGCGATCTCCGAGCCGACCGAGAAGCAGACCCGGGTCCCGCTGTACCAGCGCGCCCAGGGCTACGGCTTCCCGGGCGTCCGGGTCGACGGCAACGACGTGCTGGCCTGCCTCGCGGTCACCAAGTGGGCGCTGGAGCGCGCCCGCAACGGCGAGGGCCCCACCCTGGTCGAGGCGTACACCTACCGCATGGGCGCCCACACCACCTCCGACGACCCCACCCGCTACCGGGGCGACGAGGAGCGGCTGGCCTGGGAGGCGAAGGACCCGATCCTGCGCCTGCACCGCTACCTGGAGGCGTCGAACCACGCGGACGAGGGATTCTTCGCGGAACTCGAGGCCGAGTCCGAGGCGTTGGGCAGACGAGTGCGCGAAGCGGTCCGCGCCATGCCCGACCCGGACCGGTTCGCCCTCTTCGAGAACGTGTACGCGGACGGACACGCGCTCGTGGACGAGGAGCGCGCCCAGTTCGCTGCCTACCAGGCGTCGTTCGCCGATGAAGGGGGTCACTGA
- a CDS encoding protein kinase domain-containing protein, with amino-acid sequence MAQTQRSQGPSDPEATGGGMSDAPELWGNGGLVGDGRYRLTHRLGRGGMAEVFAAEDVRLGRTVAVKLLRADLAEDPVSKARFTREAQSVAGLNHHAIVAVYDSGEDTVGGQSVPYIVMELVEGRTIRDLLMNAEAPGPEQALIIVSGVLEALAYSHQHGIVHRDIKPANVIITHSGAVKVMDFGIARALHGASTTMTQTGMVMGTPQYLSPEQALGKAVDHRSDLYATGCLLYELLSLRPPFTGETPLSVVYQHVQDIPVPPSQVTEGTCPPELDGLVMRSLAKDPDDRFQTAEEMRGLVQYGLQMLYEQGAHTGTWNTGPVEAHDGRHTPSAGFAGTTVMPHPVDAGGTAQIPQPILPTGYGNGDDGGFEGHGNKGGGRGKLWILAVLAVIAISAGVALALHNTGGGDGGKGTDTKPTTTHSKDTKKESPSPTPTEEDTEESPDVSTDTGGSSTGGGGGSGWPPATTPSYPQSHSASSTPSTEPSSPQTTPSQPTDPVNGGTDAGTGDGGTDAGTADGGTSEGTTTDGGTSEGTTTDGGTTGETTG; translated from the coding sequence ATGGCACAGACGCAGCGCTCTCAGGGCCCGTCCGACCCCGAGGCGACTGGCGGCGGCATGTCGGACGCGCCGGAGCTGTGGGGCAACGGCGGGCTCGTCGGAGACGGCCGGTACCGGCTCACGCACCGCCTCGGCCGGGGCGGCATGGCCGAGGTGTTCGCCGCCGAGGACGTCCGTCTGGGCCGTACGGTCGCGGTCAAGCTGCTCCGCGCGGACCTGGCCGAAGACCCGGTCTCCAAGGCGCGCTTCACCCGTGAGGCACAGTCCGTCGCGGGCCTCAACCACCACGCGATCGTCGCCGTGTACGACTCCGGCGAGGACACGGTGGGCGGCCAGTCCGTGCCGTACATCGTCATGGAGCTGGTCGAGGGCCGCACCATCCGCGACCTGCTGATGAACGCCGAGGCGCCGGGCCCCGAGCAGGCCCTGATCATCGTCTCGGGGGTGCTGGAGGCGCTCGCCTACTCGCACCAGCACGGCATCGTGCACCGTGACATCAAGCCGGCGAACGTGATCATCACCCACAGCGGCGCCGTCAAGGTGATGGACTTCGGTATCGCCCGCGCCCTGCACGGCGCGTCCACGACGATGACGCAGACCGGCATGGTCATGGGCACACCGCAGTACCTCTCCCCGGAGCAGGCGCTCGGCAAGGCCGTCGACCACCGCTCCGACCTGTACGCCACCGGCTGCCTGCTGTACGAACTGCTCTCGCTGCGGCCCCCGTTCACCGGCGAGACCCCGCTCTCCGTGGTCTACCAGCACGTCCAGGACATCCCGGTGCCGCCGTCGCAGGTCACCGAAGGCACCTGCCCGCCGGAGCTGGACGGCCTGGTGATGCGCTCCCTCGCCAAGGACCCCGACGACCGGTTCCAGACGGCCGAGGAGATGCGCGGGCTGGTCCAGTACGGCCTGCAGATGCTGTACGAGCAGGGCGCCCACACCGGCACCTGGAACACCGGTCCGGTGGAGGCGCACGACGGCCGGCACACCCCGTCGGCCGGCTTCGCGGGAACGACCGTCATGCCGCACCCGGTGGACGCGGGCGGCACCGCGCAGATCCCGCAGCCGATCCTGCCCACGGGTTACGGCAACGGCGACGACGGCGGCTTCGAGGGCCACGGCAACAAGGGCGGCGGACGCGGCAAGCTGTGGATCCTCGCCGTTCTCGCGGTCATCGCGATCTCGGCGGGCGTGGCGCTGGCGCTGCACAACACGGGCGGCGGCGACGGCGGCAAGGGCACCGACACCAAGCCGACGACGACGCACTCCAAGGACACGAAGAAGGAGTCGCCCTCCCCGACCCCGACCGAGGAGGACACCGAGGAGTCGCCGGACGTCTCCACGGACACCGGTGGTTCGAGCACGGGCGGCGGTGGCGGTTCCGGCTGGCCGCCGGCCACCACACCGTCGTACCCCCAGTCGCACTCGGCCTCCTCCACCCCGAGCACCGAGCCGTCGAGCCCGCAGACCACCCCGTCGCAGCCGACGGACCCGGTGAACGGCGGCACCGACGCGGGGACCGGCGACGGCGGCACCGACGCCGGTACGGCCGACGGCGGCACCTCGGAGGGGACCACGACCGACGGCGGCACCTCCGAGGGGACCACCACGGACGGCGGCACCACCGGCGAGACCACCGGTTGA
- a CDS encoding dihydrolipoamide acetyltransferase family protein: MTTMTDASVREFKMPDVGEGLTEAEILKWYVQPGDTVTDGQVVCEVETAKAAVELPIPYDGVVRELCFPEGTTVDVGTSIIKVAVAGAAAPEAPEVPAERPAAEPAAAEEEPKQEGRQPVLVGYGVATTSTKRRPRKGPQAGVPGPAQAIQAELNGHGGAVAERPRPLAKPPVRKLAKDLGVDLAAIVPSGPDGVITREDVHAAAAPRTAEPAAQAPPAPAPATPAAAPAAPAPVASYDTARETRVPVKGVRKATAQAMIGSAFTAPHVTEFVTVDVTRTMRLVDELKQDKDMQGLRVNPLLLIAKSLLVAIKRNPEINASWDEAAQEIVLKHYVNLGIAAATPRGLIVPNIKDAHDKTLPQLAEALGELVTTAREGKTSPAAMQGGTVTITNVGVFGVDTGTPILNPGESAILAVGAIKLQPWVHKGKVKPRQVTTLALSFDHRLVDGELGSKVLADVAAILEQPKRLITWA, translated from the coding sequence GTGACGACGATGACGGATGCGTCCGTACGCGAGTTCAAGATGCCCGACGTGGGCGAGGGGCTCACCGAGGCCGAGATCCTCAAGTGGTACGTCCAGCCGGGCGACACGGTCACCGACGGCCAGGTGGTCTGCGAGGTGGAGACGGCGAAGGCGGCCGTCGAACTGCCCATCCCCTACGACGGCGTGGTCCGCGAACTGTGCTTCCCCGAGGGCACCACGGTGGACGTGGGCACGTCGATCATCAAGGTCGCCGTGGCCGGCGCCGCCGCTCCCGAGGCTCCCGAGGTGCCCGCCGAGCGGCCGGCGGCGGAGCCCGCCGCGGCCGAGGAGGAGCCGAAGCAGGAGGGCCGCCAGCCCGTCCTGGTCGGTTACGGCGTGGCCACCACCTCCACCAAGCGCCGCCCGCGCAAGGGCCCGCAGGCCGGTGTCCCGGGACCGGCGCAGGCGATCCAGGCCGAGCTGAACGGCCACGGCGGCGCGGTCGCCGAGAGGCCCCGCCCGCTGGCCAAGCCCCCGGTGCGCAAGCTGGCCAAGGACCTGGGCGTCGACCTGGCCGCGATCGTCCCGTCCGGCCCGGACGGCGTCATCACCCGCGAGGACGTCCACGCCGCGGCCGCCCCGCGGACCGCCGAACCGGCCGCCCAGGCCCCGCCCGCGCCCGCCCCGGCCACCCCGGCCGCCGCCCCCGCGGCCCCGGCGCCCGTGGCGTCGTACGACACCGCGCGCGAGACCCGCGTCCCGGTCAAGGGCGTGCGCAAGGCCACCGCCCAGGCGATGATCGGCTCGGCGTTCACGGCCCCGCACGTCACCGAGTTCGTGACGGTGGACGTGACCCGCACCATGCGGCTGGTCGACGAACTGAAGCAGGACAAGGACATGCAGGGCCTGCGGGTCAACCCGCTCCTGCTGATCGCCAAGTCCCTGCTGGTCGCCATCAAGCGCAACCCGGAGATCAACGCCTCCTGGGACGAGGCGGCCCAGGAGATCGTGCTCAAGCACTACGTCAACCTGGGTATCGCGGCGGCCACCCCCCGGGGGCTGATCGTCCCGAACATCAAGGACGCGCACGACAAGACGCTCCCGCAGCTGGCCGAGGCGCTCGGTGAGCTGGTGACGACGGCCCGCGAGGGCAAGACCTCGCCCGCTGCGATGCAGGGCGGCACGGTGACCATCACCAACGTCGGCGTCTTCGGCGTGGACACGGGCACTCCCATCCTCAACCCGGGCGAGTCGGCGATCCTCGCGGTCGGCGCGATCAAGCTCCAGCCGTGGGTGCACAAGGGCAAGGTGAAGCCGCGGCAGGTCACCACCCTGGCCCTCAGCTTCGACCACCGCCTGGTCGACGGCGAGCTGGGCTCCAAGGTCCTGGCGGACGTCGCGGCGATCCTGGAACAGCCGAAGCGTCTGATCACCTGGGCGTGA
- a CDS encoding phosphotransferase: MPHAPPLGALLRLYAAGTALTCEPVDQGLLNRGYRLRTTRGRYFLKHHFDPDTADPAAIERRHRATQRLADLGVPVAPPLAHREGRTVAVVGGHAYALHPWIDGGHRHGGQLTRAESARLGALLGAVHACLERVMPPKGRTRPATSPHPVESADPADTFALIDDLLARARRHRPADAFDELARHRLLERRALLEQHADRRPPRGGPVGWVHGDFHPFNLLYKDDGPAAIVDWDRLGVQPRAEEAVRAAAIFFVRPSGRLHLPKVRAYARAYRRAAGATPSELAAAVHRVWWERLNDFWMLRWHYERGDTRADCQFPAASALAVWWTREYDAVCDAFVR; the protein is encoded by the coding sequence GTGCCTCACGCGCCCCCTCTGGGCGCCCTGCTGCGCCTGTACGCCGCGGGTACCGCCCTCACCTGCGAGCCGGTGGACCAGGGCCTGCTCAACCGCGGCTACCGGCTGCGCACCACGCGCGGCCGTTACTTCCTCAAGCACCACTTCGATCCGGACACCGCCGACCCGGCCGCCATCGAACGCCGGCACCGGGCCACCCAGCGCCTGGCCGACCTGGGCGTCCCGGTCGCCCCGCCGCTCGCGCACCGCGAGGGCCGCACGGTCGCGGTCGTCGGCGGCCACGCCTACGCCCTGCACCCCTGGATCGACGGCGGTCACCGCCACGGCGGCCAGCTCACCCGCGCGGAGAGCGCCCGCCTCGGCGCGCTCCTGGGGGCCGTCCACGCCTGTCTGGAGCGGGTGATGCCGCCCAAGGGCCGCACCCGCCCGGCGACGAGCCCGCACCCCGTGGAGAGCGCCGACCCGGCCGACACCTTCGCCCTCATCGACGACCTGCTCGCGCGGGCGCGCCGGCACCGGCCCGCCGACGCCTTCGACGAACTCGCCCGGCACCGGCTGCTGGAGCGCCGCGCCCTGCTGGAGCAGCACGCGGACCGGCGCCCGCCGCGCGGCGGTCCGGTGGGCTGGGTGCACGGCGACTTCCACCCGTTCAACCTGCTCTACAAGGACGACGGCCCGGCCGCCATCGTGGACTGGGACCGGCTCGGCGTGCAGCCGCGCGCGGAGGAGGCCGTCCGTGCCGCCGCCATCTTCTTCGTGCGGCCCTCCGGACGGCTGCACCTGCCGAAAGTGCGCGCCTATGCGCGCGCGTACCGGCGCGCGGCCGGCGCCACACCCTCGGAACTGGCGGCGGCCGTGCACCGCGTGTGGTGGGAGCGGCTGAACGACTTCTGGATGCTGCGCTGGCACTACGAGCGCGGCGACACGCGCGCGGACTGCCAGTTCCCGGCCGCGTCGGCGCTCGCGGTGTGGTGGACGCGCGAGTACGACGCGGTGTGCGACGCGTTCGTGCGGTGA
- a CDS encoding bacterial proteasome activator family protein, protein MEMPRNERSPENPQILVVGQDGMALGGGDEDSRETPVTEQVEQPAKVMRIGSMIKQLLEEVRAAPLDEASRVRLKEIHASSVKELEDGLAPELVEELERLSLPFTDDTTPSDAELRIAQAQLVGWLEGLFHGIQTTLFAQQMAARAQLEQMRRALPPGVAGPDGGDEHHMGGRSGGPYL, encoded by the coding sequence ATGGAGATGCCGAGGAACGAACGGTCGCCGGAGAATCCCCAGATCCTCGTCGTGGGTCAGGACGGGATGGCACTCGGCGGCGGGGACGAGGACTCCCGCGAGACCCCGGTGACGGAGCAGGTGGAACAGCCGGCCAAGGTCATGCGGATCGGCAGCATGATCAAGCAGCTGCTGGAGGAGGTGCGGGCGGCTCCTCTCGACGAGGCCAGCCGGGTGCGGCTGAAGGAGATCCACGCCAGCTCCGTGAAGGAGCTGGAGGACGGCCTGGCCCCCGAGCTGGTCGAGGAACTGGAGCGGCTGTCCCTGCCGTTCACCGACGACACCACCCCGAGCGACGCGGAACTGCGGATCGCGCAGGCACAGCTGGTGGGCTGGCTGGAGGGTCTCTTCCACGGGATCCAGACCACGCTGTTCGCGCAGCAGATGGCCGCGCGGGCCCAGCTGGAGCAGATGCGCCGCGCGCTCCCGCCCGGCGTGGCCGGTCCCGACGGCGGCGACGAGCACCACATGGGCGGCCGTTCGGGCGGCCCGTACCTGTAG
- a CDS encoding Stk1 family PASTA domain-containing Ser/Thr kinase, translating into MSQHGARGRYAGQALAQGRYQLRDLLGEGGMASVHLAHDTVLDRPVAIKTLHTELGREPAFRERFRREAQAVAKLTHTNIVSVFDTGEDELDGMATPYIVMEYVEGRPLGSVLEEDIRQHGAMPADKALKVTADVLAALEISHEMGLVHRDIKPGNVMTTKRGVVKVMDFGIARAMQSGVTSMTQTGMVVGTPQYLSPEQALGRGVDARSDLYSVGIMLFQLVTGRLPFDADSPLAIAYAHVQEEPVAPSSVNRSLPPAVDALVARALRKNPNERFPTAEAMRDECLRVAASLQAAPPSIVADAGPRQSGSGVGSAVFPPVDQAAPAPHGQVRTPYQPAPAPNPYGHPAPAPAYGYPSQGGYQTPPAAYGPQGTAPTPPPYTMSPQSPQSPRQTRPSAGPGRGRRPMIITSVAVAAIVVAGAAVALTLRNGGDAEAKGTGASASASASHRAGYRGPDRTRRIDKEECTDPQESWRDSDKIELPDFRYKDIVSVKECLQAAGWKWKIDPEDDNTWGEDTVLKQFPEQGADVDPDDVGTIELSVSSGNPPQ; encoded by the coding sequence ATGAGCCAGCACGGCGCACGGGGCCGGTACGCGGGGCAGGCCCTGGCCCAGGGCCGCTACCAGCTGCGCGACCTGCTCGGCGAGGGCGGCATGGCCTCGGTGCACCTGGCGCACGACACGGTGCTGGACCGTCCGGTCGCGATCAAGACCCTGCACACCGAACTCGGCCGGGAACCGGCGTTCCGCGAGCGCTTCCGCCGCGAGGCGCAGGCCGTGGCCAAGCTCACGCACACCAACATCGTCTCCGTCTTCGACACCGGCGAGGACGAGCTGGACGGCATGGCCACGCCGTACATCGTCATGGAGTACGTCGAGGGCCGGCCGCTGGGCTCGGTCCTGGAGGAGGACATCCGGCAGCACGGCGCGATGCCCGCCGACAAGGCGCTGAAGGTCACCGCCGACGTGCTCGCCGCGCTGGAGATCAGCCACGAGATGGGGCTGGTCCACCGCGACATCAAGCCGGGCAACGTGATGACGACCAAGCGCGGTGTGGTCAAGGTCATGGACTTCGGCATCGCCCGCGCCATGCAGTCCGGCGTCACCTCGATGACGCAGACCGGCATGGTCGTGGGTACCCCGCAGTACCTCTCGCCCGAGCAGGCCCTGGGCCGCGGCGTGGATGCCCGCTCCGACCTGTACTCGGTCGGCATCATGCTGTTCCAGCTGGTCACCGGGCGGCTGCCGTTCGACGCGGACTCGCCGCTGGCGATCGCGTACGCGCATGTGCAGGAGGAGCCGGTGGCGCCCTCCTCGGTCAACCGCTCGCTGCCGCCCGCCGTGGACGCGCTGGTCGCCCGCGCGCTGAGGAAGAACCCGAACGAACGCTTCCCGACCGCCGAGGCCATGCGCGACGAGTGCCTGCGCGTCGCGGCCTCCCTCCAGGCGGCTCCGCCGAGCATCGTCGCGGACGCCGGGCCGCGGCAGAGCGGTTCGGGCGTCGGCTCCGCGGTGTTCCCGCCGGTCGACCAGGCGGCCCCGGCCCCGCACGGGCAGGTCCGGACGCCGTACCAGCCGGCCCCGGCCCCGAACCCGTACGGCCACCCGGCCCCCGCCCCGGCCTACGGCTATCCGTCGCAGGGCGGCTACCAGACCCCGCCCGCCGCCTACGGCCCGCAGGGCACCGCCCCGACCCCGCCGCCGTACACCATGTCGCCCCAGTCGCCCCAGTCGCCGCGGCAGACCCGGCCGTCCGCCGGGCCGGGGCGCGGCAGGCGGCCGATGATCATCACCTCGGTCGCGGTGGCGGCCATCGTGGTCGCCGGGGCGGCCGTCGCGCTGACGCTGCGCAACGGCGGTGACGCCGAGGCCAAGGGCACCGGCGCCTCGGCGTCCGCGTCCGCGTCCCACCGGGCGGGCTACCGCGGGCCGGACCGCACGCGGCGGATCGACAAGGAAGAGTGCACCGACCCGCAGGAGTCGTGGCGCGACTCGGACAAGATCGAGCTGCCCGACTTCCGGTACAAGGACATCGTCTCCGTGAAGGAGTGCCTCCAGGCCGCGGGCTGGAAGTGGAAGATCGACCCCGAGGACGACAACACCTGGGGCGAGGACACCGTCCTGAAGCAGTTCCCCGAGCAGGGCGCCGACGTCGACCCGGACGACGTGGGCACCATCGAGCTGAGCGTGTCCTCGGGCAATCCCCCGCAGTGA
- a CDS encoding alpha-ketoacid dehydrogenase subunit beta, giving the protein MAEKMAMAKAINESLRRALDADPKVLVMGEDVGKLGGVFRVTDGLQKDFGESRVIDTPLAESGIVGTAIGLALRGYRPVVEIQFDGFVFPAYDQIVTQLAKMHARSLGKVKLPVVVRIPYGGGIGAVEHHSESPEALFAHVAGLKVVSPSNSSDAYWMMQQAIQSDDPVIYFEPKRRYWDKAEVDPEAIPAPLHKARVVREGTDLTLAAYGPMVKLCQEAAAAAAEEGRSLEVLDLRSVSPLDFDAVQASVEKTRHLVVVHEAPVFFGSGAEIAARITERCFYHLEAPVLRVGGYHAPYPPARLEEEYLPDLDRVLDAVDRSLAY; this is encoded by the coding sequence ATGGCCGAGAAGATGGCGATGGCCAAGGCCATCAACGAGTCGCTGCGCCGCGCCCTGGACGCCGATCCCAAGGTCTTGGTCATGGGCGAGGACGTCGGCAAGCTCGGCGGTGTCTTCCGGGTGACGGACGGCCTGCAGAAGGACTTCGGCGAGAGCCGGGTCATCGACACCCCGCTGGCCGAGTCCGGCATCGTCGGCACCGCGATCGGCCTGGCCCTGCGCGGCTACCGCCCGGTGGTGGAGATCCAGTTCGACGGCTTCGTCTTCCCGGCCTACGACCAGATCGTCACCCAGCTCGCCAAGATGCACGCCCGCTCGCTGGGCAAGGTCAAGCTGCCGGTCGTCGTCCGCATCCCCTACGGCGGCGGCATCGGCGCGGTCGAGCACCACTCGGAGTCCCCGGAGGCGCTGTTCGCCCATGTGGCCGGCCTGAAGGTCGTCTCCCCGTCGAACTCCTCGGACGCGTACTGGATGATGCAGCAGGCCATCCAGAGCGACGACCCGGTGATCTACTTCGAGCCCAAGCGGCGCTACTGGGACAAGGCCGAGGTCGACCCCGAGGCGATCCCGGCCCCGCTGCACAAGGCGCGCGTCGTCCGCGAGGGCACGGACCTGACCCTGGCGGCCTACGGCCCGATGGTGAAGCTCTGTCAGGAGGCCGCCGCCGCGGCGGCCGAGGAGGGCCGGTCCCTGGAGGTCCTGGACCTGCGCTCGGTCAGCCCGCTGGACTTCGACGCCGTCCAGGCCTCGGTGGAGAAGACCCGCCACCTGGTCGTGGTGCACGAGGCGCCGGTGTTCTTCGGCTCCGGCGCGGAGATCGCCGCCCGGATCACCGAGCGCTGCTTCTACCACCTGGAGGCACCGGTCCTCAGGGTCGGCGGCTACCACGCCCCGTACCCGCCGGCCCGCCTGGAGGAGGAGTACCTGCCCGACCTGGACCGCGTGCTCGACGCCGTCGACCGCTCGCTGGCGTACTGA
- a CDS encoding NAD(P)H-quinone oxidoreductase produces the protein MHAITIPQPGGPEALVWTEVPDPVPGEGEVLVEVAASAVNRADILQRQGAYSPPPGASPYPGLECSGRIAALGPGVSGWAVGDEVCALLAGGGYAEKVAVPAGQLLPVPEGLSPRQAAALPEVVCTVWSNVFMVAHLRPGETLLVHGGSSGIGTMAIQLAKAVGARVAVTAGTREKLDRCAELGADVLVNYREQDFVAEIKQATDGAGADVILDNMGAKYLDRNVQALAVNGRLAIIGMQGGVKGELNIGALLGKRGAISATSLRGRPLDEKAAIVAAVREHVWPLLADGHVRPVVDREVPMPEAAEAHRLVEESGHIGKVLLVAP, from the coding sequence ATGCATGCGATCACGATTCCCCAACCCGGTGGTCCCGAGGCGCTGGTGTGGACGGAGGTCCCCGATCCGGTGCCCGGCGAGGGCGAGGTGCTGGTCGAGGTGGCGGCCAGCGCCGTCAACCGCGCCGACATCCTCCAGCGCCAGGGCGCCTACTCCCCTCCGCCCGGCGCCTCCCCCTACCCCGGCCTGGAGTGCTCCGGCAGGATCGCCGCGCTCGGCCCCGGCGTCTCCGGCTGGGCCGTCGGCGACGAGGTGTGCGCGCTCCTCGCGGGCGGCGGCTACGCCGAGAAGGTCGCCGTACCGGCCGGACAGCTGCTTCCGGTGCCCGAGGGCCTCTCCCCGCGGCAGGCGGCGGCGCTGCCCGAGGTGGTCTGCACGGTCTGGTCCAACGTGTTCATGGTCGCCCATCTGCGTCCGGGCGAGACGCTGCTGGTGCACGGCGGCTCCAGCGGCATCGGCACCATGGCGATCCAGCTCGCCAAGGCCGTCGGCGCCAGGGTCGCGGTGACCGCCGGCACGCGGGAGAAGCTGGACCGCTGCGCCGAGCTGGGCGCGGACGTGCTCGTCAACTACCGCGAGCAGGACTTCGTCGCCGAGATCAAGCAGGCCACCGACGGCGCGGGCGCCGACGTCATCCTGGACAACATGGGGGCCAAGTACCTGGACCGCAACGTCCAGGCCCTCGCCGTCAACGGACGCCTGGCCATCATCGGCATGCAGGGCGGGGTGAAGGGCGAGCTGAACATCGGCGCGCTGCTGGGCAAGCGGGGCGCCATCAGCGCGACCTCGCTGCGCGGCCGTCCGCTGGACGAGAAGGCGGCCATCGTCGCCGCCGTGCGCGAGCACGTGTGGCCGCTGCTCGCCGACGGGCACGTCCGGCCGGTCGTGGACCGGGAGGTGCCGATGCCGGAGGCGGCCGAGGCGCACCGGCTGGTGGAGGAGAGCGGCCACATCGGCAAGGTGCTGCTGGTCGCGCCGTAG
- a CDS encoding potassium channel family protein produces the protein MKLPGHDAIARQAGEHLVTHRVKLPRKVMERPVRQVVKRLVMALAVLVATALIVYFDRDGYHDNADGSVGLLDAFYYATVTLSTTGYGDITPVGDGARLANIFLITPLRVLFLIILVGTTLEVLTERTREEWRLNRWRSTLRDHTVVIGFGTKGRSAIQTVCATGLKREQVVVVDPSSKAIDAANAEGYAGVIGDATRSDVLKRAEVHKARQIIVAPQRDDTAVLVTLTARQLNRGAKIVAAVREEENAPLLRQSGADAVITSSGAAGRLLGLSVLSPAAGMVMEDLIQQGSGLDIVERPVVRAEVGKKPRETDDLVLSVVRGHRVLGYDDPSLGTLQLTDRLITIVRATPGSQVTPDTRPLPHG, from the coding sequence GTGAAACTTCCGGGCCACGACGCCATCGCCCGCCAGGCGGGCGAGCACCTGGTGACCCATCGGGTGAAGCTCCCGAGAAAAGTGATGGAGCGCCCGGTCCGCCAGGTCGTCAAGCGGCTGGTCATGGCCCTGGCGGTGCTGGTGGCCACCGCGCTGATCGTCTACTTCGACCGCGACGGCTACCACGACAACGCCGACGGCTCCGTCGGCCTCCTCGACGCGTTCTACTACGCGACCGTGACCCTCTCCACCACGGGCTACGGCGACATCACCCCGGTCGGCGACGGGGCCCGGCTCGCCAACATCTTCCTCATCACGCCCCTGCGCGTGCTGTTCCTGATCATCCTGGTCGGCACCACGCTGGAGGTCCTCACCGAACGCACCCGTGAGGAATGGCGCCTGAACCGCTGGAGGTCCACCTTGCGCGATCACACCGTCGTCATCGGCTTCGGCACGAAGGGCCGGTCGGCCATCCAGACCGTCTGCGCGACCGGGCTGAAGAGGGAGCAGGTGGTCGTGGTCGACCCCAGCTCCAAGGCGATCGACGCGGCGAACGCCGAGGGCTACGCCGGAGTGATAGGCGACGCCACCCGCAGCGACGTGCTCAAGCGGGCCGAGGTGCACAAGGCCCGGCAGATCATCGTCGCCCCGCAGCGCGACGACACCGCGGTCCTCGTCACCCTGACCGCCCGCCAGCTCAACCGCGGCGCCAAGATCGTGGCCGCCGTCCGCGAGGAGGAGAACGCCCCGCTGCTGCGGCAGTCCGGCGCCGACGCCGTCATCACCAGCTCCGGCGCGGCCGGCCGGCTGCTCGGCCTGTCGGTGCTGAGCCCGGCCGCAGGCATGGTGATGGAGGACCTCATCCAGCAGGGCAGCGGGCTGGACATCGTGGAGCGGCCGGTGGTGCGCGCCGAGGTGGGCAAGAAGCCGCGCGAGACGGACGACCTGGTACTGAGCGTCGTCCGCGGGCACCGGGTGCTCGGCTACGACGATCCGTCCCTCGGCACCCTCCAGCTGACGGACCGGCTCATCACCATCGTCCGGGCCACCCCGGGCAGCCAGGTCACCCCGGACACCCGCCCCCTGCCGCACGGCTGA